One genomic region from Anguilla rostrata isolate EN2019 chromosome 2, ASM1855537v3, whole genome shotgun sequence encodes:
- the rnf151 gene encoding RING finger protein 151 → MSGGYDVELFVDTPDYDLICTICRGVLRCPVRVACNHVFCKKCILQWLKRQETCPCCRKPVNQSFIFVMYKLSKSISRLRIKCKNETHGCAATFPLSEEYCHSTACQYEPVPCPHQGCGAQVLRRDLEAHAQRCEHWRQLCHMGCGTLLSLQTQAQHNCYRQLQQEYEAQRQTHRAIAAALQRKMRKMQSTMAHMKRQIGLICESLEVMDSQEEVENAGETTATTSSSSSSSSSSSSS, encoded by the exons ATG AGTGGTGGTTATGACGTGGAATTGTTTGTGGACACTCCAGACTATGACCTAATCTGCACCATATGCCGGGGTGTTCTACGGTGTCCAGTACGAGTTGCATGCAACCATGTATTctgcaaaaagtgcattttacaaTGGCTTAAAAG acagGAAACCTGTCCCTGCTGTAGAAAGCCTGTCAATCAGAGCTTTATATTTGTGATGTACAAGCTGAGTAAGTCCATCAGCCGTTTACGAATCAAG TGTAAAAACGAGACTCATGGCTGCGCCGCTACCTTCCCGCTCTCGGAGGAGTACTGCCACAGCACGGCCTGCCAGTACGAGCCGGTGCCCTGCCCACACCAGGGCTGCGGGGCGCAGGTGCTGCGGCGGGACCTGGAGGCGCATGCCCAGCGCTGCGAGCACTGGCGCCAGCTCTGCCACATGGGCTGCGGcaccctgctctccctccagaCCCAGGCCCAGCACAACTGCTAccggcagctgcagcaggagtaCGAGGCCCAGCGGCAGACGCACCGCGCCATCGCCGCCGCGCTgcagaggaagatgaggaagatgCAGAGCACCATGGCCCACATGAAGAGGCAGATTGGCCTGATCTGCGAGAGCCTGGAGGTCATGGACAGCCAGGAGGAGGTTGAGAACGCAGGCGagaccaccgccaccaccagcagcagcagcagcagcagcagcagcagtagtagctcCTAA
- the LOC135248349 gene encoding NADPH oxidase organizer 1-like: MTDQRFPTAVKLIGVMEKNTSKVFMTSVLWSDHSEIIVYRSFQEFKKLHKQLKKLFSLKNPFHTSERVIPRFRARNTKTSQRKDSSKSLRRLSLLENYCTELLKCEPSVTQSSELIQFFLPQHQDLQPEFVKNSIVILHLEDIADSNDRGMDTIGGKRFSMGNVTRPYVPETYRCVAPYETRDTKNRPFKVAVDETVDVLIKDKAGWWLVENDGKCLAWFPAPYLVKCEDGDEEDDYDDGTPAAGLLYNAVRNYTSKNEDEVTMHIGSVVEVLQKSDNGWWLIRNKGKAGYVPSMYLKPYTNPLVHAQREMWSSTLNMAQLHNSDRFSPLPKGSLSAVNKKKSHSLDILSEPHQSHVLPPVPTENESRKGSMSGVSLGSESSFSDDSSWTGSDSLSCSPTGIVELHSTDSGLAEERLSPSSPDLNPLKVSSAPKVPPRPRDQEIFTRCTTFTRKAALASKARLPELKQMQGR; the protein is encoded by the exons atgaCGGACCAACGATTCCCAACCGCTGTCAAGCTTATTGGGGTTATGGAAAAGAATACGAGCAAG GTGTTCATGACCTCTGTGCTTTGGTCAGATCATAGCGAAATCATTGTTTACAGATCATTTCAGGAGTTCAAGAAACTTCAT AAGCAACTGAAAAAGCTGTTTTCCTTGAAAAACCCATTTCACACATCAGAGAGAGTGATTCCAAGGTTCAGAG CAAGGAACACAAAGACTTCTCAGAGGAAGGACTCCAGCAAATCATTGCGTCGCCTGTCTCTCCTGGAAAattactgcacagagctgctGAAATGTGAGCCCAGCgtcacacagagctctgagctgATCCAGTTcttcctgccacagcatcaGGACCTGCAGCCAGAGTTCGTAAAGAACAG CATTGTGATTCTGCACTTGGAGGACATTGCAGACAGCAATGATAGAGGAATGGATACTATTGGCGGCAAGCGATTCAGCATGGGCAATGTGACACGGCCCTATGTGCCTGAAACATACCGTTGTGTGGCCCCATATGAGACAAGGGACACCAAGAACAGGCCCTTCAAAGTGGCTGTGGATGAGACGGTGGATGTACTCATCAAAGACAAAGCAG GTTGGTGGCTGGTGGAGAATGATGGCAAATGCCTGGCCTGGTTCCCAGCACCTTACTTGGTTAAGTGTGAGGATGGGGATGAAGAAGATGACTATGACGATGGGACACCTGCAGCAG GTTTACTATACAATGCAGTCAGGAACTATACATCTAAAAATGAGGACGAGGTCACTATGCACATTGGCTCTGTGGTGGAGGTGCTGCAAAAATCTGACAATGGCTGGTGGCTCATCAG AAATAAGGGCAAAGCTGGCTATGTGCCCTCCATGTACCTGAAACCTTATACCAACCCACTTGTCCATGCCCAGAGGGAGATGTGGAGTTCCACACTTAACATGGCACAGCTGCATAACTCAGACCGATTCTCCCCCCTGCCAAAGGGAAGCCTCAGTGCTGTTAACAAGAAAAAATCACACTCACTGGACATTCTGTCAGAGCCACACCAGAGCCATGTCCTCCCGCCTGTCCCAACAGAGAACGAGAGCCGCAAGGGCAGCATGAGCGGGGTTAGTCTGGGGAGTGAGTCCAGCTTCAGTGATGACTCCAGCTGGACAGGCAGCGACTCTCTCAGTTGCAGCCCCACGGGCATAGTGGAGCTCCACAGCACTGATAGTGGCCTCGCTGAGGAAAGGCTCAGCCCCAGcagtcctgacctcaatcccCTGAAGGTCTCCTCCGCTCCCAAGGTTCCACCACGGCCCAGGGACCAGGAGATCTTCACCCGCTGCACCACTTTCACACGCAAGGCTGCCCTGGCGTCCAAAGCCCGCCTACCTGAGCTGAAGCAAATGCAGGGTCGTTAG
- the LOC135248350 gene encoding NADPH oxidase organizer 1-like, with the protein MSDQRFPTAVRLIGVMQKDASKMFMTSVLWSDHSEIIVYRSFQEFKKLHKQLKKLFSLKNPFHTSERVIPRFRARNTKTSQRKDSSKSLRHLSLLESYCTELLKCEPSVTQSSELIQFFLPQHQDLQPEFVKNSIVILPLEDIADSNDKGMDTIGGKRFSMGNVTQPYVPETYRCVAPYETRDTKNRPFKVAVDETVDVLIKDKAGWWLVENDGKCLAWFPAPYLVKCEDGDEEDDYDDGTPAAGLLYNAVRNYTSKNEDEVSMHIGSVVEVLQKSDNGWWLIRNKGKAGYVPSMYLKPYTNPLVHAQREMWSSTLNMAQLHNSDRFSPLPKGSLSAVNKKKSHSLDILSEPHQSHVLPPVPAENESRKGSMSGVSLGSESSFSDDSSWTGSDSLSCSPTGIVELHSTDSGLAEERLSPSSPDLNPLKVSSAPKVPPRPRDQEIFTRCTTFTRKAALASKARLPELKQMQGR; encoded by the exons atgAGCGACCAAAGATTCCCAACCGCTGTCAGGCTTATTGGGGTGATGCAAAAGGACGCTAGCAAG ATGTTCATGACCTCTGTGCTTTGGTCAGATCATAGCGAAATCATTGTTTACAGATCATTTCAGGAGTTCAAGAAACTTCAT AAGCAACTGAAAAAGCTGTTTTCCTTGAAAAACCCATTTCACACATCAGAGAGAGTGATTCCAAGGTTCAGAG CAAGGAACACAAAGACTTCTCAGAGGAAGGACTCTAGCAAATCATTGCGTCACCTGTCTCTCCTGGAAAgttactgcacagagctgctGAAATGTGAGCCCAGCgtcacacagagctctgagctgATCCAGTTcttcctgccacagcatcaGGACCTGCAGCCAGAGTTCGTAAAGAACAG CATTGTGATTCTGCCCTTGGAGGACATTGCAGACAGCAATGATAAAGGAATGGATACTATTGGCGGCAAGCGATTCAGCATGGGCAATGTGACACAGCCCTATGTGCCTGAAACATACCGCTGTGTGGCCCCATATGAGACAAGGGACACCAAGAACAGGCCCTTCAAAGTGGCTGTGGATGAGACGGTGGATGTACTCATCAAAGACAAAGCAG GTTGGTGGCTGGTGGAGAATGATGGCAAATGCCTGGCCTGGTTCCCAGCACCTTACTTGGTTAAGTGTGAGGATGGGGATGAAGAAGATGACTATGACGATGGGACACCTGCAGCAG GTTTACTATACAATGCAGTCAGGAACTATACATCTAAAAATGAGGACGAGGTCTCTATGCACATTGGCTCTGTGGTGGAGGTGCTGCAAAAATCTGACAATGGCTGGTGGCTCATCAG AAATAAGGGCAAAGCTGGCTATGTGCCCTCCATGTACCTGAAACCTTATACCAACCCACTTGTCCATGCCCAGAGGGAGATGTGGAGTTCCACACTTAACATGGCACAGCTGCATAACTCAGACCGATTCTCCCCCCTGCCAAAGGGAAGCCTCAGTGCGGTTAACAAGAAAAAATCACACTCACTGGACATTCTGTCAGAGCCACACCAGAGCCATGTCCTCCCGCCTGTCCCAGCAGAGAACGAGAGCCGCAAGGGCAGCATGAGCGGGGTTAGCCTGGGGAGTGAGTCCAGCTTCAGTGATGACTCCAGCTGGACAGGCAGCGACTCTCTCAGTTGCAGCCCCACGGGCATAGTGGAGCTCCACAGCACTGATAGTGGCCTCGCTGAGGAAAGGCTCAGCCCCAGcagtcctgacctcaatcccCTGAAGGTCTCCTCCGCTCCCAAGGTTCCACCACGGCCCAGGGACCAGGAGATCTTCACCCGCTGCACCACTTTCACACGCAAGGCTGCCCTGGCGTCCAAAGCCCGCCTACCTGAGCTGAAGCAAATGCAGGGTCGTTAG